The following is a genomic window from Nitrososphaerota archaeon.
TTGCCGACCGAGGTCGCGGTCGTGACCCCTCCCGCTATCGTGGACACTCCGGGGCTGGCGAACGTGAGCTGGGAGAACACCGAGTATCCCTGTTTGAGCGTTGTCGACAGATAGGGAGCGACTATTATGAACCCTGCCATAAGGATCAGGGCGACGAGTATTAGGCCCGCGGCCCTCCAACCGTTCCGCTGCGGAGCTGGGGGGACCGAGGGCTGGCCTCCAGGCGGAAACGAGCGGAGGTATTCTTGCCCTATCTTCAAGTTAGGGGAGAAGACATCCCGTCAGGGTATTAAACGAAATGGGATTCAAAACCGTTCAACGGTATTGAATGTCAGAAGGGGGAGGTCGTGGTCTAAGCCGCAGTTTGATTTCGGACCGCTGAGCTATGCGGTGAGCCCTTCCCCTTCGTCCTGGACGAACACACCTGCTGGTATCTCTGGGAAGCTCTCTCGCATCCTCTGCTCTGCGACGGCCGAGGCTTCCTCGAGGACCTTCTGGGCGTCTTCGTTCGCTGCGTCGAAGTTGAGTGATATCCCGCCGGTGGTGCTCGCATCGACTAGTACGCTGCTGAGCAGGCTGGAGATTTCGCTGATTTCCTTGTCCGCTTCGGGGAGCGCGCTGGTCAGACCCTCCTTCATGTTCTTGATGACCGACACGGCAGGAGCGAGCGTGTTCGCGATTTCGCCCAAGTCCGTGATTGTTCCCAGTCTCAGCGATATCTGCTCCATGGCGAGTTGGGCCTGAGTGACCATCTTCCCCATCTTCCTCACTTCCGCGAGCTCGTTGGCATAGACCGCCGCGTGCTGCGCGTCGTGCTTTGCCAGCGACGAAACCACGTTCTTGAAGATGGTCGAATCCCGCTGCTTAATCTTGCTCACAGTGCCGTCGAGCTGTGAAATCAGGAGTCGAATCTGCCGGTTAGCTTGCTCTATCTGCGACTTCAGTGGCGTCGGCGGCCTCACTGTCCCCCTGAGTCTATCTACTAGGCCAGGGCTCTGGTCCCTCTTTTGCCACTTGGATGAAAAGCTCATGCTTGCCTACAAAGGAGCCCGGGGATGCAATATACCGGGGGCTCTAATCCACATGCCATTTTGAAGAAATAAAGTTGACAGCACTGTCGTGTCGGCTGATGCATATTCGTCGGACGTGACTTTAACATCACGTGAGTGCTGTTTAGCCTAGCAAGCGGTCTAGGTCAGACACGATGCTTGGCCGTTGTTCAGAAACAGACATACGTGCGTTCCAGCGGCAAGAACCGGAACAACGGAACGTGACAGAGGCTGGGCCCCCAAGCTCGCCCTGCGTGGAGAAATCATGCCGACGTCGAGAAGGTTCCGGGAACCCCGACCGTGGAAATCCGGTAGCCTGGCGCAAGGGTGAATTCCCAGAGAGCCAATGCTTTTGAACTTCCCCGCCGTTACGCCTCCTGATGAAACCACAGAGCGACGAGATGCGGTGCCCGAAGTGTGGGAGGCCCGACCTACGCGATACTGGCCAGAAGATTGTGTGCATGGTATGTGGATATGCACTTTCGCCGGGAGAGAGCGACAAGTACAGACTCTACAAGCTTCTGAAGGAAGAGGAGAAGGGAAGTCGTGGCAAAGGCTCCGGCAGAGCCTGAAGCGTCGACCAACCGTTTAACTCTAGGCGCAGAGTCGAGGAAAAGCATGGCGGTCAAGGCGAGCCCGATTTCGAAGACAGCGGCGGTCCTCATTATACTGATGGGTGCCTTCGTCCTGTTCACAGGGCTGGTGGCCGGGGACCTTGCCAGTGACGTCGCTGGAACTGCGTTCATCGTCCTTGGGGTCGCCCTCTATGGCCTCCTGTCCAGGTTCACGAGGAAGTTGAAAGGGGAAGTCGTCGACGCCGGCCGTTGACTATCGAAAGCTGCGCGGGTGATAGTCTCCGCTCCAGGTCCTCCGTCCAAATCTTGGCGCCGAGGAGCCTAGATTTCCTTGCACACCACGGCCCGTCGTTTATCACCGAGGCCCTGCCATGGCTGGAGGGAAGGCTCAGGTTGGCAGAGGAAAGAATTGACTCTTAGCCAGGAGGTAAGACCGCCGTCGGCGAACTATCGCCCCCGTAGCCGCTGGGACGTGATCGTAGTCGGATGTGGCATAATGGGTGCAGCGGCGAGCTACAACATCGCGACGAAGGGTTTCAGAGTTCTCAACATCGAAAGATTTGGGGTGAACCATGAGCACGGTTCGTCGCACGGGAGGACACGGATTTTCAGGACGGCCTACTATGAAGACCCACGATACGTACCGCTCCTCCGGCGAGCCTTCGAGGCGTGGAAGGGGTTAGAGTTGAAGTCAGGTAAGACGCTGCTGAAAATGACAGGGGGCCTTATGATAGGGAGGCCAGGCGGGGAGTTGGTGGCTGGGACGCTGAAGGCAGCCCGGACCCATGGGATACCCTACGAACTCATGACGGCGTCGGAGGCGGAGGGGCGCTTCGGGGCGTTCAGGCTAGATGAAGGATTTGTGGCCGTGCACGAGCAGAGGGCGGGGGTCCTGCTTGCTGAGGAGTGTGTCCGTGCATTCGTGGGGCTGGGGAGCGAGGCGGGGTGCGAATACAGGTTCTCTGAGGAGGTCAGGGGGTGGAGGGCACGAACGCATGGTGTGGAGGTCGAGACCCAGTTCGGGACCCAGTCGGCCGACAGGCTCGTCTTCTGCGCCGGGGCTTGGAGCGGCCCCTTGCTCAAGGGGGTAGTCCCCCTTGGGGTGGAGAGGCAGGTCCCTCTCTGGTTCTCATCAGGAGGAGAGGAGAAGTTCACTTCGCAGAAGATGCCTGTCTTCATAGCGGAGGAGAGCGATGGCGTCGTCTACTATGGAGTCCCGGACTTGGGGCACGGAGTCAAGGTGGCCAGGCATCATGGCGGCAAGGTGGGGGAACCAGACAAAGTGAGGAGAGAAGTGACTGAGGAAGACATAACCCCCGTAAGGTCCTTCGCGTCACGCAGGCTGAAGGGGCTGGATGGTCCCCCAATATCATCTACGACTTGCCTCTACACCAACACGCCGGACTTCAACTTCGCTGTAGGTCCCTATCCAGACGACGGCAGGGTCTTGGTCGTGAGTGGAGGCTCGGGGCACGGGTTCAAGTTCGCCAGCGTCATAGGCGAAGTGGTGTCGAGCCTGGTCTCGGAGGAGAAGCTTGACTACGACATCTCGTTCCTCAGCCTGGCCAGGTTCGGCCAGAAGGGCTCAGACTGAACTGGAAGCGGCACCTTCCTTAAAATGGCCGACCTAGTCCTTCGTGTTGAATCCTGACGACCGCCCCGAGAGGCGGATGAAAATCAGGCGTTGCGCGTGGACTGGGTCACCGGGGCCTCACGCTAGGGGCGAGGCCGCCTGTGACGACTGGCCTGCACCCGGAGACTCGGTCTTGACGCGACCGTCGAGGGCCCAGAGGTTTTTCATAAGGGCGAAGACAGCTGCGGAGATGACCATGAGGACCCCGACCACCTCGTACATCCTTGCGACCCCAAAGGTCGCGATGAGGATCCCACCGGTCGCGATAGAAGGCGGCCCGCCTATGAAGCTCAACAGGCCGTCCACTGCGAAGTAACGCCCACGCATGGCGGTCGGCACCAGGCCCTGGGCCGATGACAACCAGACGTTCCCGCTGAAGCTGATGGCGAAGCCGACGGCTACGATGGCCGCCATAGCGACCGGGGTGGCGGGGAAGGCACCCATCAAGAGTGTAAGCATGCCGACACCTCCTCCATAGCAGAGGACCCATACCTTGCCCGCGTGCCTGATAGCCCCGGTCTTCCCCACGAGCAGAGATCCGGTCGCGTTCCCAACCACAAAGGCGGCGAGCACGACGCCAAAGAGGATGGCGCCCCCTCCCAGGGCAAAGACGACATAAAGCACCAGGAAGGCATTGGCCATGCCGAACAGGAAGTTGAAGACCAGCGCTGAGACAGAGAGTTGCAGCAGGCCCCGCTGGGTGACGAGCCAGCTGAACCCCTCTTTGATTTCCGTTCCCATCTTTCGCTCCCTGTCGACCGTGCGCTTCTGCTTGGCTGCGTAGCGGAGTATGAGTAGGGAGAAGACAAGGGCTGCTGAATATCCCACGAATCCGTATCCGAAAGCCAGAGCAGCCCCTGCCACGGCCATCATGGCCCCGCCCAACGCGTTGGAAGCAGATCCTACGAGGTTGAAGCCCGCCATCGTCACCCCGTTGGCGTCGGCGATCGCATCCGCGCTCACCAGGTCCGGGAGGACCGAGTAGGACGTCGACCTGTTCAGTTCCCCGGCCGAGTTCCAGACTACGGCCACAGCCACGACTGCTAAGAGCTGGAACCCATAGAGAGCTGTGACCACTGCGAGCAGGCCGAAGCTCGCCGCCCTGACGGAGTTCGCTAACACTAGGAGTTTCCTACGGTCATGGCGGTCCACCAGGACACCTGCCGGCAGGGTGGTGACCACGGCAGCTAGGGTCTCCGCCACTCCGACAATCGTGACATAGAACGCTGACTGGCTCAGGCTGTTGGCTGATTTGGCCACCAGTAGGAGGATGGCCACGTTGACCACCGCGCTGGCGGTCCGTCCAGAGAGGTTCATCCCAAAGTAGCTGAGGAAGCTCCGAGTTTTGAGGAATCCCCGCGACGCGGTACCCATTATTCCCGTTTATCCCGTTAGGGGGGCGGATAACTCTTCGAGTGCCGGGCGAGCATGGGGCGGACTAGGGTCCCGCCCAGTCGTCCAGCTTCGAGGGCCCGGAGACGGAGCGCTGGATGTCAGCCACGCGGACGCCTATGAGCCTGACTGGCTTCCCGTTCGTCTCGAACTCGTCGAGAAGCGCATCGACGGCCTCGATGAGGGGGGCGTCGCTGTCTGTGTGACTGACCAAAGTCTTCTCCCGAGTGTGGGTCTCGAAGCCCCTGCCGAACCTTATCTTGATTCCGGCGACCTTGTAGGAGTACCCCGCAGACCTGACCCGTCTCATGAGCTCGGCCACGCCGTCGGCGGCCTCCCGCCTGACCTCCCGGAACTCCCTGACGTCGTCTTTGAACGTCCTCTCGACACTGAGGGACTTCGGTATCTCTTGCTGTCTCACATCCACTCTCTCCAGTCCGTGAATCACTCCCCAGAGCCAGACACCGTTCTTGCCGAACCAAGAAGTGAGCTGCTTCCCCTCAAGTTGCTGCAGCTGGGCTATCGTGGAGACCCCCTTCTCGGAGAGGAATTCCCTTGTCTTCGTGCCGATTCCAGGGACCACAGACACTTGGAGGGGCGCAAGGAAGCGAGCAACGCCGTCGAAAGGTACTACCGTCAGGCCATCGGGCTTGTTTCTGTCGGACGCGATTTTGGCTGACGATTTGTTGGGAGCGACCCCGATGGAACAGGACAGCCCGTGCCTCTCTTTCACCGCCTTCTTGACCTCCACGGCCACCCTCCTGCCCGACTCTTCGTCAGTCGCCCTGCTAGTGACGTCGAGGTAAGCCTCGTCAACGCTACCCTGTTCGAACTTGTCGGCGAACCCCTTGAGGGTGGACATGACCTCCTCCGACGTGCGCTCGTAGAGCTCCCAGTCTGGCGGTATGTATCTCGCCTGGGGGCAGAACCTGTATGCCTGTGAAATCGGCATTCCTGACCTGAGGCCGAACTTGCGCGCCTCGTATGAGCAGGCTACCACGACACCTCTCCCCTTCCCGCCTTCGGGGTCCGCTCCGACCACGACAGGGAGTCCTTTCAGCTCAGGGTGCTCCCTGACCTCGGCTGACACGTAGAAGGCGTCCAGGTCAACATGAAGGATAGTCCGGTGCGGGGGTTGCAACTGTCAGCTACGTCCCGAAGAGTGTCTGCTGCTCGGCTCCCTGGCCCTTCCAGTCGAGCTCCATCAGGCCTAGAAGCCTGCGGAACTCGTTCGCTGACTCCGGGCTGAAGCCGGCGAAATGATTGTTGAAGAAGACGTACCCCGACTCGAACTTCTTGGAGTTCTCTTTGACGGCGGCGGCCCAGCGCTTCAGGTCGCCAGACCTGTCCTTCTGAATCCCGTTGAACTCGGTGATCTCCCTGTCCCCCACCATCCTCAGGTAGACGAAGTCTGCCGTGACTTCCGGGGGGGACTCCACAAACTGGTTCAGGGTCCACACCATCGCGATGTTGCTCGTCCTGAGAAGGGAATAGACTTCTGGGTTGAACCAAGACTTGTGTCGGAACTCAATAGCGTGCCTGAACTCGGGGCTGAGCTGGGAAACGAACCCCTTGAGGGCCCCCTCGTGGGTGCTGAGCTTGATGGAAGGTGGGAGCTGGATCACTATGGGTCCCAGCTTGTCCTTCAGCTTGCTGAGAACGCCATAGAAGTAGACAAGGGTCGACTCAGAGTCTTTGAGTTTCCTCTCGTGGGTTATCTTTTTCGGGAGCTTCGGGGAAAAGAGGAACCCCGAAGGCGTGCCGCTCCTCCATTGGTTGACCATAAGGTGGTTAGGTATCCTGTAGAAACTGGAGTCGATTTCGACGCAGTTGAACACCTTGGAGTAGTAGGAGAGGTAGTCCTTCGGAGGCACCCCCTTGGGGTAGAAAATCCCCTGCCAGTCCTTGTAAGACCAGCCGCTACAGCCTATCCTGAGGTTCTCGAGGTCCAACCAGGGGAAGCCCTTCCCAGTAGCGCAGAGCGTTCGCCATATTTATTTAGATGGAACCAAGGTCGCGCTCGTACTCCCTTGTCTCAGGGGAACCCCGACATCAGGCAGCAGGTTGACGCCAACAGAGGAATAGCGAAGAAGCTGGAGTTGCTCATCCCAGGCCTCAGAGGATACAGGAGCAAGGAAGACCTTAGGGCGTCCGACGCGCTCCTTCGGAATCAGGTAGCGGACAGACTGGACAAGGTAAAGGATAACCTGCAACAGCTCAGGAAGCAGGTCGCCGCGGCAGGTGACTTCAACAACCTCACGACGGTCGGGTCGCTGATATCTCAGGTGCAGGGGCTCAGCGGAGAGGTGAGGCACTCAGGGCAAGGGTACTCCGGGTGGGTGGCCCCAATTCAGATCAATGATGACAAGCTGAACAGGCTATACGACTACGACTACGCCTTCGTGAGCCTGGTCTTCCAGTTCGATGACGCCACGTCCCCTGGGAAGCTCAGCTACGACAGCTCAGCCCCGAACACGGTCCAGACGGTGATGGGCGGGTTCGCGAGGACCGTGGCTGACATCAAGCAGAAGTGGTCTCAGAGGATGGAGGCAATAGAGGGCATAGCCCTCGGACAGTGATTGTGATGGTGTTCGGAAAGAAGAGCGACGCTGTCCCAGCGACCGGAGGGAGCGTGTTCGGCTCCACCACATTCGCCTGGGATGACAAGGACAAACAGCCTGCGCCCGGCGTCTACAACGTCCTCTGGAAGGCGCCACGCCAAATCAGGCTAAACGACAACGTAGTGGTGAGGGAGGACGAGATTGCTGTGTTCTACAGGGACGGGAAGGCGCTGACCTACTTCGACCAGCCCAACAGATACGCTCTGACGGACTTCAACGCTCCGGTGGTCGGGAAGTTGCTGAAGTTCTTCAGTGGTGTCACCCAATGGGCAGAAGTCTATTTCGTGCCGAAGAGGTATCTCGACGGGAAATACGGGAGCACCCAGCCCTACCAGTTCACAGACCCGACCTTTGGGATAATCAACCTCCGCGTGTTCGGTGAGTACAGGTGGAAGATATCCTCGCCCGAGCTCTTCATCAACCAGTTTGTCGGGACGTTCGGAGCGGACACCTCCGACGACGTCGAAGGGAGGGTGAAGGAGCAGGTCGTCATCCTGATCTACAACGCCCTCGGGAAGATGAAGCAACAGGGGCTGAAGGTGACCGACCTGGCCGCCAGCCTCACCAACATAGAACAGGAGGTCCTGGCCGCGGCACCCGACCACCTTGGACAGTATGGGATTGAGATCAACAAGATTTCGGGGCTGACAATAAGCCTCCCCGACGAGGTGCAGAAAGCCATCGACACGCGGTCCGAGATGCAGGTCCTGGGGGTGAACTATATGCAATATCAGACAGGGAAGGCGATAGACGACGCCGCGAAGAACCCCAGCGGAGGCGCAGGGGTCTTCGCAGGACTCGGGGCCGGCATTGGTGCTGGTTCTGCCATTGGCGGGCAGATGGCCCAGGGGATGAACCAGAACGTACAGTCCCGGAGCTGCCCCAACTGCGGGTCCATCATCTCTGCTACAGCGAAGTTCTGTCCCAACTGTGGAGTGACCATGCCCTCCCAGCAGGGTCCCCAGGCCCCGGCGGGGGCGAGCAAGTTCTGTCCCAACTGTGGGAGCCCTGTCGCAGCCGGGTCGAAGTTCTGCAACAGCTGTGGGACCAAGCTCTAGGTGGTTATGGTGTTCTGCCCAAAGTGCGGCGCGCAA
Proteins encoded in this region:
- a CDS encoding SPFH domain-containing protein, whose protein sequence is MVFGKKSDAVPATGGSVFGSTTFAWDDKDKQPAPGVYNVLWKAPRQIRLNDNVVVREDEIAVFYRDGKALTYFDQPNRYALTDFNAPVVGKLLKFFSGVTQWAEVYFVPKRYLDGKYGSTQPYQFTDPTFGIINLRVFGEYRWKISSPELFINQFVGTFGADTSDDVEGRVKEQVVILIYNALGKMKQQGLKVTDLAASLTNIEQEVLAAAPDHLGQYGIEINKISGLTISLPDEVQKAIDTRSEMQVLGVNYMQYQTGKAIDDAAKNPSGGAGVFAGLGAGIGAGSAIGGQMAQGMNQNVQSRSCPNCGSIISATAKFCPNCGVTMPSQQGPQAPAGASKFCPNCGSPVAAGSKFCNSCGTKL
- a CDS encoding DUF72 domain-containing protein, with the protein product MDLENLRIGCSGWSYKDWQGIFYPKGVPPKDYLSYYSKVFNCVEIDSSFYRIPNHLMVNQWRSGTPSGFLFSPKLPKKITHERKLKDSESTLVYFYGVLSKLKDKLGPIVIQLPPSIKLSTHEGALKGFVSQLSPEFRHAIEFRHKSWFNPEVYSLLRTSNIAMVWTLNQFVESPPEVTADFVYLRMVGDREITEFNGIQKDRSGDLKRWAAAVKENSKKFESGYVFFNNHFAGFSPESANEFRRLLGLMELDWKGQGAEQQTLFGT
- the dinB gene encoding DNA polymerase IV — protein: MQPPHRTILHVDLDAFYVSAEVREHPELKGLPVVVGADPEGGKGRGVVVACSYEARKFGLRSGMPISQAYRFCPQARYIPPDWELYERTSEEVMSTLKGFADKFEQGSVDEAYLDVTSRATDEESGRRVAVEVKKAVKERHGLSCSIGVAPNKSSAKIASDRNKPDGLTVVPFDGVARFLAPLQVSVVPGIGTKTREFLSEKGVSTIAQLQQLEGKQLTSWFGKNGVWLWGVIHGLERVDVRQQEIPKSLSVERTFKDDVREFREVRREAADGVAELMRRVRSAGYSYKVAGIKIRFGRGFETHTREKTLVSHTDSDAPLIEAVDALLDEFETNGKPVRLIGVRVADIQRSVSGPSKLDDWAGP
- the solA gene encoding N-methyl-L-tryptophan oxidase gives rise to the protein MTLSQEVRPPSANYRPRSRWDVIVVGCGIMGAAASYNIATKGFRVLNIERFGVNHEHGSSHGRTRIFRTAYYEDPRYVPLLRRAFEAWKGLELKSGKTLLKMTGGLMIGRPGGELVAGTLKAARTHGIPYELMTASEAEGRFGAFRLDEGFVAVHEQRAGVLLAEECVRAFVGLGSEAGCEYRFSEEVRGWRARTHGVEVETQFGTQSADRLVFCAGAWSGPLLKGVVPLGVERQVPLWFSSGGEEKFTSQKMPVFIAEESDGVVYYGVPDLGHGVKVARHHGGKVGEPDKVRREVTEEDITPVRSFASRRLKGLDGPPISSTTCLYTNTPDFNFAVGPYPDDGRVLVVSGGSGHGFKFASVIGEVVSSLVSEEKLDYDISFLSLARFGQKGSD
- a CDS encoding MFS transporter → MGTASRGFLKTRSFLSYFGMNLSGRTASAVVNVAILLLVAKSANSLSQSAFYVTIVGVAETLAAVVTTLPAGVLVDRHDRRKLLVLANSVRAASFGLLAVVTALYGFQLLAVVAVAVVWNSAGELNRSTSYSVLPDLVSADAIADANGVTMAGFNLVGSASNALGGAMMAVAGAALAFGYGFVGYSAALVFSLLILRYAAKQKRTVDRERKMGTEIKEGFSWLVTQRGLLQLSVSALVFNFLFGMANAFLVLYVVFALGGGAILFGVVLAAFVVGNATGSLLVGKTGAIRHAGKVWVLCYGGGVGMLTLLMGAFPATPVAMAAIVAVGFAISFSGNVWLSSAQGLVPTAMRGRYFAVDGLLSFIGGPPSIATGGILIATFGVARMYEVVGVLMVISAAVFALMKNLWALDGRVKTESPGAGQSSQAASPLA